From Raphanus sativus cultivar WK10039 unplaced genomic scaffold, ASM80110v3 Scaffold2644, whole genome shotgun sequence:
CATAAACTCTATGTATAATGAAGTCTTGATTGATCTCTTTATATAGGTTCCGGGGTATATAGCTGCACAAGTTCTCGGCTCAACTTTAGCTTCTGAGGCTCTACGACTTGTGTTCCAGCTGGAGAACAACGTTTGTAGCCTCAAAGGCGATGTTTATGTGGGAACATACCCGTCAAGTTCCAACATGGCGTCATTTGTTATGGAGTTCATCACTACTTTCAACTTAATGTTCGTTATATCGGCTGTAGCTACTGATAAACGAGCCAATGGATCATTCGCAGGCATTGCTATTGGCGCGACAGTTGTACTCGACATCCTGTTCTGCGGGTTATTAATCCAAGCATTATAATATTGTTTACAAAGTTATTATGTTTGGTTCATAATAATGTGCAGTAAAGTTCTCTGTTTATGTAAATTGATTAGGCCAATCTCCGGAGCATCAATGAATCCAGCAAGAAGCTTAGGGCCTGCACTTATATGGGGATGTTATAAGGATTTATGGTTATACATTGTTTCACCGGTTATTGGAGCATTGGCAGGTGCATGGACTTATGATATGTTACGGTCTACAAACAAATCATATGGTGAGATAATACGTCCAAATTGCAATAAAGTTTCTTCAAGAGATCGCCAAGAAGCATCTGAAGACGAGATTTGTGTTCTTCAAGTGGTCAACCAAGCTAACCGGAAAGAATTCATATGTTCATCGCCCACTGATATCAACGACAAAAGAAATGTCACATGCAAGTTGCCGTAAGATTATTCACAACATGAATTTGTCGTGCTCTATACTTTCAAAACTTAGTTGACAAGTTGCACACACACAAAAAAGctttgttgacaaaaagaatttcaaaatatgttaaatattttctataaatacagAGGTTAAAAATAAGGattgtaatttgtaaaatattttgtaacatcccgagttgtgatatgtgaaaaaggttaagagaattgatttggctatctATGTCActaaagttgacttacctttttcgtcacacatccgtttagaactctaGAATTAAGCGTGCTTGTACTGGAGTAG
This genomic window contains:
- the LOC130505863 gene encoding aquaporin NIP3-1-like; its protein translation is MADISDTSPQTQTATSFDIEEGGSGGDLGSSGFSRPLLSVSFVQKLIGEFVGTFSLIFAGCAAIVVNDTYGKVVTLPGIALVWGLTVMVMIYSIGHVSGAHFNPAVSIAFASSRKFPFKQVPGYIAAQVLGSTLASEALRLVFQLENNVCSLKGDVYVGTYPSSSNMASFVMEFITTFNLMFVISAVATDKRANGSFAGIAIGATVVLDILFCGPISGASMNPARSLGPALIWGCYKDLWLYIVSPVIGALAGAWTYDMLRSTNKSYGEIIRPNCNKVSSRDRQEASEDEICVLQVVNQANRKEFICSSPTDINDKRNVTCKLP